A single region of the Nakaseomyces glabratus chromosome D, complete sequence genome encodes:
- the PSF3 gene encoding DNA replication protein PSF3 (CAGL0D02596g~Ortholog(s) have role in double-strand break repair via break-induced replication, mitotic DNA replication initiation and CMG complex, GINS complex, cytoplasm, nuclear chromatin, replication fork protection complex localization), which translates to MGYYDIDDILVDSTEVPCKFNYEIPGLGYLENNPGKPIRKNTKLSLPLWLARVLAIVGADSQEQEDMDPNAEEEDGGDAFVELLTPDMFSNKVINAIKTDPKSLDLHAINPYFLDMALKWIALYSDKDLGEIVYELLLERAQQINNYASSVSIDTEYGNKYRSALLDALRLQQNSANEDRSGPLASINGTSSLTTRSANNSGIGSSVGTSQATNLAASTRFLLKLDEFERQLYKDTHDSYRDTKKWVSK; encoded by the coding sequence ATGGGCTACTATGATATAGATGACATACTAGTGGACTCTACTGAAGTTCCTTGTAAGTTTAACTATGAGATTCCGGGGCTAGGGTACTTGGAGAATAACCCAGGGAAACCGATACGGAAGAATACAAAGCTTTCTTTGCCACTGTGGTTGGCGCGGGTGTTGGCCATTGTAGGTGCGGATAGCCAGGAACAGGAGGACATGGACCCTAATGCAGAGGAAGAGGATGGCGGTGATGCCTTCGTAGAGCTGCTTACGCCTGATATGTTCTCGAACAAAGTAATAAATGCGATTAAGACAGATCCCAAGTCGCTGGATTTACACGCGATAAACCCTTACTTCTTGGACATGGCTCTTAAATGGATAGCGCTCTATAGTGACAAAGACCTAGGTGAAATAGTGTATGAGCTGCTGCTTGAAAGAGCACAGCAGATAAACAACTATGCCAGCAGTGTGTCGATAGATACCGAGTACGGGAACAAATACAGAAGTGCCTTGCTTGATGCATTAAGACTTCAGCAGAATAGTGCAAACGAGGATAGATCAGGACCCCTGGCGTCCATTAACGgtacttcttctttaacAACTAGATCTGCCAACAATTCAGGAATTGGTTCATCTGTTGGTACTAGCCAGGCTACTAACTTGGCAGCTTCTACTAGATTCTTACTCAAACTGGACGAATTTGAAAGACAACTATACAAGGACACTCACGATTCTTACAGAGATACAAAGAAATGGGTATCCAAATAA
- a CDS encoding sugar porter family MFS transporter (CAGL0D02640g~Has domain(s) with predicted substrate-specific transmembrane transporter activity, transmembrane transporter activity, role in transmembrane transport and integral component of membrane, membrane localization), whose translation MSQAQSLSPSESAENSPVREVNVANSFKDDDFILEQKQTADVSAMSPEAEAPPKPISAYFTVICLCLMIAFGGFVFGWDTGTISGFVAQTDFKRRFGQQAADGSYYLSDVRTGLIVAIFNIGCAIGGLTLGRLGDMYGRRLGLMAVITVYVVGIVIQISSTTTWYQYFVGRIVSGLGVGGIAVLSPTLISETAPKHLRGTCVSFYQLMITLGIFLGYCTNYGTKTHTNSIQWRVPLGLCFAWALFMLVGMSMVPESPRFLVEKGRFEEARRSLARSNKVSMDDPIVTAEIENISAGVEAEKSAGNASWGELFSTKGKILQRVVMGIMIQSLQQLTGCNYFFYYGTTIFKAVGLEDSFQTSIILGIVNFASTFVALYVVDRFGRRKCLLWGSSTMAVCMVIFASVGVKSLYPNGKDQPSSTTAGNVMIVFTCLYIFCFATTWAPTAYVIVAETYPLRVKNRAMAIAVGFNWIWGFLIGFFTPFITTAINFYYGYVFMGCLVFSFFYVFFFVCETKGLTLEEVNEMYEEGVLPWKSAQWLPTTKRTSGYDVDAALHDDKPWYKRFA comes from the coding sequence ATGTCACAAGCTCAAAGTTTGTCACCTTCTGAAAGCGCCGAAAACTCCCCAGTCAGGGAAGTCAATGTTGCTAACAGCTTCAAAGATGATGACTTCATTTTGGAGCAGAAGCAAACCGCTGATGTTTCTGCGATGTCCCCAGAAGCAGAAGCACCACCTAAACCAATCTCAGCCTACTTTACTGTGATCTGTCTATGTTTGATGATCGCATTCGGTGGTTTTGTCTTTGGCTGGGATACTGGTACTATTTCTGGTTTTGTTGCTCAGACCGATTTCAAGAGAAGATTTGGACAACAAGCTGCTGATGGTTCTTACTACTTATCTGATGTGAGAACTGGTTTGATTGTTGctattttcaatattggTTGTGCCATTGGTGGTTTGACCTTGGGTCGTCTTGGTGATATGTATGGTCGTCGTCTTGGTTTGATGGCTGTTATTACTGTCTACGTTGTTGGTATTGTAATTCAAATCTCTTCTACCACTACCTGGTaccaatattttgttggtaGAATTGTCTCCGGTCTTGGTGTTGGTGGTATTGCTGTGCTATCCCCAACCTTAATTTCTGAAACTGCTCCAAAGCATTTGAGAGGTACTTGTGTGTCATTCTACCAGTTGATGATTACTTTGGGTATCTTCTTGGGTTACTGTACAAACTATGGTACCAAGACTCACACCAATTCTATTCAATGGAGAGTTCCTCTAGGTCTATGTTTTGCCTGGGCTTTGTTCATGCTTGTTGGTATGTCCATGGTTCCTGAATCACCAAGATTCTTGGTTGAGAAGGGTAGATTTGAAGAGGCCAGACGCTCTCTTGCCCGTTCTAACAAGGTTTCCATGGATGACCCAATTGTCACAgctgaaattgaaaacatcaGCGCTGGTGTTGAAGCTGAGAAATCTGCAGGTAATGCCTCTTGGGGTGAATTGTTTTCCACCAAGGGTAAGATCTTGCAACGTGTTGTCATGGGTATCATGATCCAATCTTTGCAACAATTGACTGGTTGTAACTACTTCTTCTACTACGGTACTACTATTTTCAAGGCTGTTGGTTTAGAAGATTCTTTCCAAACTTCTATTATCTTGGGTATTGTCAACTTTGCTTCCACCTTTGTCGCTTTGTATGTTGTTGACCGCTTTGGTCGCCGTAAGTGTTTGCTATGGGGTTCCTCTACAATGGCTGTCTGCATGGTCATCTTTGCTTCAGTTGGTGTCAAGAGTCTATATCCTAACGGTAAGGACCAACCATCCTCCACTACTGCTGGTAACGTTATGATTGTTTTCACCTGTCTATACATCTTCTGTTTTGCAACTACTTGGGCTCCAACTGCTTACGTTATTGTTGCCGAAACCTACCCACTACGTGTTAAAAACCGTGCTATGGCCATTGCTGTTGGTTTCAACTGGATCTGGGGTTTCTTGATTGGTTTCTTCACACCATTTATTACTACTGCCATTAACTTCTACTACGGTTACGTCTTCATGGGCTGTCTAgtcttctccttcttctacgtcttcttctttgtttgcGAAACTAAAGGTTTGACTTTGGAAGAAGTCAATGAAATGTACGAAGAAGGCGTCTTGCCATGGAAGTCCGCTCAATGGCTACCAACTACCAAGAGAACCAGTGGCTACGATGTGGACGCTGCTTTGCACGATGACAAGCCATGGTACAAGAGATTTGCTTAG
- the PEX11 gene encoding Pex11p (CAGL0D02618g~Ortholog(s) have role in fatty acid oxidation, peroxisome fission and endoplasmic reticulum, mitochondrion, peroxisomal importomer complex, peroxisomal membrane localization), translating to MVCDTLVYHPTITRLIKFLDTTAGREKALRLLQYLCRFLAVQQSSALAKGLQVQFTMVRKILRFLKPLNHLQAASKFYDNKLNGDDILRVGNVIKNLAYAGYLTFDQINLLRILKLVPVTQFTGKKVPKLANWFWFVGLISGLVMDVRNIHTSQTKILTIASKASSVSPDGSDVEKPSDAQFAEETKAAYVTACKQRYAAIRRLVWDSFDTFIVLNNLGYLSSSEDSIGLAGVVTSLLGLEDLWKGTK from the coding sequence ATGGTTTGCGACACGTTGGTTTACCACCCTACGATTACTAGGTTAATCAAGTTTTTGGATACCACCGCAGGCAGGGAGAAAGCACTGCGTTTATTACAGTATCTATGCAGGTTTTTGGCTGTGCAGCAGAGTTCCGCGTTGGCGAAGGGCCTGCAGGTGCAGTTCACCATGGTTCGTAAGATTTTGCGTTTCTTGAAGCCATTGAACCACTTGCAAGCTGCCTCGAAGTTTTACGATAACAAGCTCAATGGTGATGATATTCTACGTGTCGGTAATGTCATAAAGAACCTTGCCTACGCCGGGTACTTGACTTTTGATCAAATAAACTTGTTGCGGATCTTGAAGCTTGTGCCAGTGACTCAGTTCACCGGCAAGAAAGTGCCAAAGCTGGCTAATTGGTTCTGGTTCGTCGGTTTGATATCGGGGCTGGTAATGGATGTCCGTAATATACACACATCTCAAACTAAGATTTTGACCATTGCATCTAAGGCTAGTAGTGTTTCTCCAGATGGCTCAGATGTCGAAAAGCCATCTGATGCTCAATTCGCCGAAGAAACCAAGGCCGCATACGTCACAGCATGTAAGCAAAGATACGCTGCGATTAGAAGATTAGTCTGGGACTCGTTCGATACCTTTATTGTGTTGAACAACTTGGGCTACTTGTCCAGCAGTGAGGATTCTATTGGTCTGGCCGGTGTTGTCACCTCTCTACTAGGCTTAGAGGACTTATGGAAAGGTACGAAATAA
- the PEX6 gene encoding AAA family ATPase peroxin 6 (CAGL0D02574g~Ortholog(s) have role in fatty acid metabolic process, protein targeting to peroxisome and cytosol, nucleus localization) has protein sequence MMITADLIWDENLDNDCEVSKDIWEDDTFIDKSYLKVVLPSYDGVDTPIVYHFKLNDDLKINSIKIPTNSIGNLGKFGRLNTCSLEAVSGEPPVLKEIIIKIDERLYDKLALLPKANEKKQYFQIKYNLVNKQSVIHEGNIWGHVCEVVETKPFSQGVIDFSVTDIVLIRSKILSVENKHDRSLVNLQAFHDLSRIPLKCLHYPVERSLLLPEPPFDDDDSIYVFFPFDLLSKLKISSGSFVRLSNSKNSVLVRAFLLQSPNHYAVDGIYTTPFVLAQFDELPLVEVEPVYNNELAFPTASEVVISKVGNVLHTQKRYQELILQKLRYYFLTARRILSNGSLIPITIDSSFDEIILEDIDLDVNTIKSDDDCIVWFVVSNRKFENISNYDPKAEFFVDPKHTKLITSAMENRSLSSNTFNSALKYYGLPGVFHYRPDIFPVVNDIKNVINTHAEANKKVPNLPMILNLSSNVPKVGKASILRSIAIDLSYQFVDIDTLSVVFSSGSSDIATTFLGYLKGKLENLLPFTGNTIILIKHIDHILKKVDQNQDIQQSRQVKALEGDLISFIKSYSRIYPGVVFAFTSASIDNLPEGFRSEIKFDYVVHPPNEKQRRSIIDELLSTSDLFQKYGNRKLRIQCSNEIEISTLSLHSAGLSPYDIQYIISLAVADSLRKCNNYLLWRQNKIKVDMISIQNALEKVRSDYSASIGAPSIPNVTWDDVGGLSSVKDAIMETIDLPLKHPELFGSGLKKRSGILFYGPPGTGKTLLAKAIATNFSLNFFSVKGPELLNMYIGESEANVRRVFQKARDAKPCVIFFDEVDSVAPKRGNQGDSGGVMDRIVSQLLAELDGMSSDGDGVFIIGATNRPDLLDEALLRPGRFDKLIYLGIADTREKQANIMRALTRKFKVSSDINFDELVSDFPFSYTGADFYALCSDAMLKAMTRISKEIDEKVDKYNQDNGTSISIRYWFDHVCSDEDTDVIVKKEDFLNANKELIPSVSQQELEHYKQIRANFEDSK, from the coding sequence ATGATGATTACAGCGGATCTAATATGGGATGAGAATCTTGATAATGATTGTGAAGTGTCAAAAGACATATGGGAAGACGATACATTCATAGATAAGAGTTATTTGAAAGTTGTATTGCCTAGCTATGATGGGGTTGATACTCCGATAGTATATCATTTTAAGTTGAATGatgatttgaaaataaattcaatcAAGATACCCACAAATTCCATCGGTAACCTTGGTAAGTTCGGTCGATTGAATACTTGTTCCTTAGAAGCTGTATCAGGAGAACCACCTGTTCTTAAAGAGATTATTATTAAGATTGATGAAAGATTGTATGACAAACTAGCACTTCTACCTAAAgctaatgaaaaaaaacaatactTTCAAATTAAGTATAATCTGGTGAACAAGCAGTCTGTGATACACGAAGGTAATATATGGGGGCATGTTTGTGAAGTAGTGGAGACTAAACCATTTAGTCAAGGTGTTATCGATTTTAGTGTTACTGACATTGTATTAATTAGGAGTAAAATACTGTCAGTAGAAAATAAACATGATAGAAGTTTAGTTAATTTACAAGCATTTCACGATTTATCAAGGATACCTTTAAAGTGTCTTCATTACCCTGTTGAACgctctcttcttcttcctgaACCTCcttttgatgatgatgactctatttatgtattttttccttttgacttgttatcaaaattgaaaatatcaaGCGGCTCGTTTGTACGTCTATCAAACTCTAAAAATTCTGTATTAGTACGAGCCTTCCTTTTACAGTCCCCTAATCATTATGCTGTTGATGGCATATATACAACACCATTTGTGTTGGCCcaatttgatgaattaCCACTTGTTGAAGTTGAACCAgtatataataatgaattaGCCTTTCCCACAGCATCAGAGGTAGTCATCTCAAAAGTTGGAAATGTATTGCACACACAAAAGAGATATCAGGAGCTTATTTTACAAAAGCTTAGATATTACTTTTTAACAGCAAGAAGAATACTCAGTAATGGTAGTTTAATACCAATCACTATTGATTCATCATTTGATGAAATAATCTTAGAAGATATCGATTTGGATGTCAACACTATAAAATCAGATGATGATTGTATTGTTTGGTTTGTTGTAAGTAACAGAAAATTTGAGAACATTTCAAACTATGATCCGAAAGCtgaattttttgttgatcCGAAACATACAAAATTAATTACGTCAGCGATGGAGAATAGAAGTTTAAGCTCAAACACTTTTAATTCTGCTTTGAAATACTATGGTCTTCCAGGTGTATTTCACTACCGTCCTGATATATTTCCTGTTGTGAATGATATTAAAAATGTAATCAATACACATGCGGAAGCTAATAAAAAAGTACCTAATCTGCCAATGATATTAAACCTATCTTCAAATGTGCCAAAAGTGGGTAAAGCAAGTATCCTAAGAAGCATAGCTATCGATCTTTCATATCAGTttgttgatattgataCTTTATCAGTAGTATTTTCGTCAGGGTCATCAGATATTGCTACAACTTTTTTGGGATATCTTAAAGGCAAACTCGAAAATCTGCTACCCTTCACTGGAAATACGATTATACTAATCAAACATATTGATCACatattgaaaaaagttGATCAAAATCAGGATATACAACAATCCAGACAAGTTAAAGCACTAGAAGGTGACCTAATATCTTTCATTAAATCTTACTCAAGGATATATCCAGGTGTTGTATTTGCGTTTACATCAGCTAGTATTGATAACCTACCTGAGGGCTTCCGATCAGAAATTAAGTTCGATTATGTTGTTCATCCGCCCAATGAAAAACAGCGGCGAAGTATAATTGATGAGCTTTTGTCAACATCAGATCTCTTTCAAAAGTATGGTAACAGGAAATTACGTATTCAGTGTTCTAATGAGATAGAAATTTCTACATTATCTTTGCATTCGGCGGGGTTGTCGCCCTATGATAtacaatatattattagttTGGCTGTGGCAGATTCGTTGAGAAAATGTAACAACTATCTGTTGTGGagacaaaataaaataaaggtGGATATGATATCTATACAAAATGCACTAGAAAAGGTGAGAAGTGATTATTCCGCTTCAATTGGTGCACCAAGTATACCGAATGTAACCTGGGATGATGTTGGTGGGTTGAGTTCTGTCAAGGATGCTATAATGGAAACGATTGACTTACCATTGAAACATCCAGAATTATTTGGGTCAGGTCTGAAGAAACGAAGtggtattttattttatggTCCACCAGGAACCGGTAAAACACTTCTTGCAAAAGCAATTGCAACAAATTTCTCGCTGAATTTTTTTAGTGTGAAAGGTCCAGAGCTGTTAAATATGTACATAGGTGAATCTGAAGCAAATGTGAGAAGAGTATTCCAGAAGGCGAGAGATGCCAAACCGTGTgtaatattctttgatGAAGTTGACTCTGTTGCACCAAAAAGGGGAAACCAAGGAGATTCCGGGGGTGTTATGGATAGAATAGTCTCTCAACTATTAGCAGAATTGGACGGAATGAGCTCTGACGGTGATGGTGTTTTTATTATAGGTGCAACGAATAGGCCTGATTTATTGGATGAAGCACTTTTAAGGCCGGGTCGTTTTGATAAACTAATCTATTTAGGTATTGCAGATACCAGAGAAAAGCAGGCTAATATAATGAGGGCTTTGACAAGAAAATTCAAAGTGAGCTCTGACATTAACTTTGATGAACTTGTGTCTGATTTTCCATTTAGTTATACAGGTGCCGACTTTTATGCTCTTTGCTCAGATGCAATGTTGAAGGCCATGACTAGAATATCGAAGGAAATTGATGAGAAAGTTGACAAATATAATCAAGACAATGGTACTAGTATATCAATACGATACTGGTTTGACCATGTATGCTCTGATGAAGATACTGATGTTATAGTTAAGAAGGAAGATTTTTTAAATGCTAATAAAGAGCTGATACCAAGTGTTTCCCAGCAAGAGTTGGAACATTATAAACAAATCAGGGCTAATTTTGAGGATAGTAAGtag
- the NDC80 gene encoding kinetochore-associated Ndc80 complex subunit NDC80 (CAGL0D02684g~Ortholog(s) have role in activation of mitotic cell cycle spindle assembly checkpoint and attachment of mitotic spindle microtubules to kinetochore, more) — MPNEQSEASVLSRLNPHRFTTQIPQHPLSQNMQRRRNSVSSAASDSINSLKQSSARAVSNSNGIQKNNKKYMRSTVAGASGILPTYNKSMSFSQNKNLDDNNMRASLPVLERDLNANNFKSANNNPIGFSSFSQPYSGSRDPRPLRDKNFQSAIQQEIFDYLIQNTFEIDTNYPISLKTLKQPTQKSFVTIFKWLYLRLDPGYTFTKSIEYEVYQLLKILQYPYLESINKSQISAVGGSGWPKFLGMLHWLVTINLRLDKCLNTLDQNLLNQQTQDLTTLSKPVENIEDQEVRQEKYELMAERLFIDYITDSYKTFLNLKDDYSDHMNELKAGFERYLHIIKLDVNNIQSKNENMFEKFEISRNRVEKLKVARGKSTALNGDLVKFQKYVDSMKAKSEEWPIKLSKIEDELNEKKENIKLITEEISQIQDSLQRKGLSVEQIENKNEQKLQLEKEIDQIAEKADEFVSLIKSTKVDNEKVFVTFQDSIRQYNDLLLEFLTSRRKLGHDIEIEPLKITLPNEVVVPNSENALTMDKLFPTDHPMPEYYQNMLLSINSDIMKRIETLKTDNQELEREIGMLTEEINSRGSTNESLELKLSDLNLNLKNVRQENRAEILAQSLEIEKLERQITEGNKNIEQKIANAERIVTELLNEKEVLYNEHSKFKSDLNLKIQKLIKEAHSLRFAVKDSTNRLNELIFTESSETDD, encoded by the coding sequence ATGCCAAACGAACAGTCTGAGGCATCTGTGTTGAGTAGACTGAATCCCCATAGATTTACAACTCAAATACCGCAGCACCCGCTATCGCAAAACATGCAAAGAAGACGGAATAGTGTAAGTAGTGCTGCAAGTGATTCTATCAATAGTCTAAAACAGAGTTCAGCAAGAGCTGTAAGTAATAGCAACGGCATTCAGAAGAATAACAAGAAATACATGCGATCAACAGTAGCTGGCGCTTCTGGAATCTTACCAACCTACAATAAATCTATGTCCTTTTCACAAAACAAGAATCTTGATGACAATAATATGAGGGCAAGTCTTCCAGTCCTAGAGCGCGACCTAAATGCGAATAATTTTAAGAGTGCGAACAATAATCCTATAGGATTTTCCAGCTTTTCACAACCTTACTCTGGTTCTCGAGATCCTAGACCTTTACGAGATAAAAACTTTCAAAGTGCTATTCAgcaagaaatatttgattatCTAATCCAAAATACCTTTGAGATTGATACCAACTATCCAATCTCATTAAAGACTCTAAAGCAACCAACGCAAAAATCATTCGTGACAATATTCAAGTGGCTTTATCTGCGTTTAGATCCCGGTTATACTTTCACCAAATCAATAGAATACGAAGTGTATCAActtctgaaaattttgcAATATCCATACCTAGAGTCTATTAATAAGTCACAAATTTCAGCAGTAGGAGGTTCAGGCTGGCCTAAATTCCTTGGCATGCTGCATTGGTTGGTGACTATAAATTTGAGACTAGACAAATGTCTGAATACACTGGATCAAAACCTTTTGAATCAACAAACTCAAGATCTGACTACTTTATCAAAACCGGTCGAAAATATAGAGGACCAGGAAGTACGACAGGAAAAGTATGAACTGATGGCAGAAAGGTTATTTATAGATTATATTACTGACTCATACAAAACTtttctgaatttgaaagacGATTATTCCGATCATATGAATGAATTAAAGGCTGGTTTTGAAAGGTACTTACATATAATAAAGTTGGATGTCAATAATATACaatcaaaaaatgaaaatatgtttgaaaaatttgagaTTAGTAGGAATAGGGTTGAGAAGTTGAAAGTGGCAAGAGGAAAATCAACGGCATTAAATGGAGATCTGGTaaaattccaaaaatatGTTGATTCAATGAAAGCAAAAAGTGAAGAATGGCCAATAAAATTAAGCAAAATAGAGGATGAACTGaatgagaaaaaagaaaacattAAACTGATAACAGAAGAGATTAGTCAGATACAAGACAGTTTACAAAGAAAAGGCTTATCAGTTgaacaaattgaaaataaaaatgagCAAAAGTTACAGttagaaaaagaaattgatcaaattGCTGAAAAAGCTGATGAATTTGTAAGCCTAATAAAATCAACTAAGgttgataatgaaaaagtCTTCGTTACATTTCAAGACAGTATCAGACAATACAATGACCTATTATTAGAGTTTTtaacttcaagaagaaagctAGGTCATGATATAGAAATTGAACCACTGAAGATTACACTTCCAAATGAGGTTGTTGTTCCAAACTCAGAAAATGCATTGACTATGGATAAACTCTTCCCCACAGATCATCCAATGCCTGAGTACTATCAAAATATGCTATTGTCTATTAATTCTGACATAATGAAGAGAATTGAGACACTTAAAACGGATAACCAAGAACTAGAACGTGAAATAGGCATGTTAACTGAAGAAATTAATTCCAGAGGTTCTACCAATGAATCCCTAGAATTGAAACTATCTGATTTAAACCTAAATCTGAAAAATGTTAGGCAGGAGAACCGTGCCGAAATTTTGGCACAGAGCTTGGAGATTGAAAAGCTGGAGCGACAAATAACTGAgggaaataaaaacataGAGCAGAAAATTGCCAATGCCGAGCGTATTGTAACGGAACTTCTCAATGAAAAAGAGGTTCTCTACAATGAGCATTCTAAGTTTAAAAGTGATTTGAATTTAAAAATCCAGAAACTGATTAAGGAAGCCCATAGTTTAAGATTTGCCGTGAAGGATTCGACAAACAGATTAAACGAGCTCATTTTTACAGAAAGTAGTGAGACTGATGATTAG